In Zingiber officinale cultivar Zhangliang chromosome 3B, Zo_v1.1, whole genome shotgun sequence, a single window of DNA contains:
- the LOC121967127 gene encoding probable mitochondrial-processing peptidase subunit beta, mitochondrial, with amino-acid sequence MAALCLSGARRKLPAAAFSSSFGSSRYLSLSPSPAPSQETTTPDPRFLLHHSSSDATPFPDHSPFLRFPEVRLSTLPSGLRVVTQTAPSSATHTASLGVWIDAGSRFEAPGTNGTAHFLEHMIFKGTRRRTARSLEVEIENMGGRLNAYTSREQTTFFADVQSKDVPLAIDVLADILQNSNFPEHAIKRERGVILREMKEVQEQTQEVLFDHLHSAAFHGHPLGDTILGPEENILRISRVDLRQYISTHYTGPRMVISAAGAVNHEEIVNMVGRLFTNFSSDPTTADQLVAANPAVFTGCEVRVEDNEMPLAHFVVTFKGSSWTEPSSIPLMVIQSLLGSWEKNTGVGSCSGSQLARRVGTDDLAHSFMAFNTNYSDTGLFGVFLSAMPSCLYDLSNVLMEEIRRLAFQVSDEEVTRARNQLKSAMLLHIDGSTAVSENNGRQMLTYRRVMPFIEFFARVDAVDAAVVMETARNFIIDKDVAVAAMGPIRDLPDSTWFRSRTAA; translated from the exons ATGGCGGCGCTGTGCTTGTCTGGAGCTAGGCGGAAGCTCCCTGCCGccgccttctcctcctccttcggCTCCTCCCGCTACCTCTCGCTGTCCCCCAGCCCAGCCCCGTCCCAGGAGACTACTACGCCAGACCCTCGCTTCCTCCTCCACCACAGCTCCTCCGATGCCACTCCCTTCCCTGACCACTCTCCCTTCCTTCGCTTCCCCGAGGTCCGCCTCTCCACCCTCCCCTCTGGCCTCCGCGTTGTCACTCAGACCGCCCCCTCCTCCGCCACCCATACCGCCTCCCTGGGCGTTTGGATCGACGCCGGCAGCCGCTTCGAGGCTCCCGGCACCAATGGCACCGCGCATTTCCTCGAGCACATGATCTTCAAGGGCACGCGCCGCCGCACCGCCCGGTCGCTCGAGGTGGAGATCGAGAACATGGGTGGCCGCCTCAACGCCTACACCTCTCGCGAGCAGACTACCTTCTTCGCGGACGTCCAGTCCAAGGACGTGCCCCTCGCCATCGACGTGCTTGCTGACATCCTGCAGAACTCCAACTTTCCTGAGCACGCCATCAAGAGGGAGCGCGGAGTCATTCTCCGGGAGATGAAGGAG GTGCAAGAGCAGACTCAAGAAGTGCTCTTTGACCACTTGCACTCTGCTGCTTTCCATGGCCATCCTTTAGGAGACACAATATTGGGCCCTGAAGAGAACATTCTACGGATTTCGAGGGTTGATTTGCGACAATACATTTCCACTCACTACACTGGCCCTAGAATG GTCATTTCAGCTGCGGGAGCAGTTAATCATGAAGAGATTGTTAACATGGTTGGAAGATTGTTCACAAATTTCTCAAGTGATCCTACCACTGCCGACCAGCTTGTTGCTGCTAATCCAGCTGTGTTCACTGGTTGCGAG GTTCGAGTGGAAGATAATGAAATGCCTTTGGCACACTTTGTGGTAACGTTTAAAGGTTCATCTTGGACAGAACCTAGCTCTATCCCTCTCATGGTAATTCAGAGCTTATTGGGTAGTTGGGAAAAAAACACTGGCGTTGGTAGTTGCTCAGG GTCACAGCTTGCTCGTCGAGTAGGAACTGATGACTTGGCTCATAGCTTCATGGCCTTTAATACCAACTATAGTGACACAGGGTTGTTTGGGGTCTTCTTATCTGCCATG CCAAGTTGCTTATATGATTTATCAAATGTCTTGATGGAAGAGATTCGGAGACTAGCATTTCAAGTATCAGACGAGGAAGTGACTCGAGCTAGGAATCAG TTAAAATCTGCCATGTTGCTTCATATTGATGGTTCCACAGCAGTCTCTGAGAATAATGGTCGTCAG ATGTTGACGTATAGGCGGGTAATGCCTTTCATTGAATTCTTTGCTCGTGTAGATGCCGTCGATGCTGCTGTGGTGATGGAGACAGCTCGGAACTTCATAATTGACAAG GATGTGGCAGTTGCAGCAATGGGACCTATCAGGGATTTGCCAGACTCAACTTGGTTCCGCTCGCGGACCGCTGCTTAG